ctgaaactcttcctacactgagtgcatgtgaatggtttctctccagtgtgaatcctcgtgtgtagattaagggatgatgataggctgaaacgcttcccacactgagtgcatgtgaatggtttctctctgaTGTGGATCATTGTGTGTTCATTTAGGTGTGAtgagcggctgaaactcttcccacactgagtgcatgtaaatggtttctctccagtgtggatcatcatgtgttgtttaaggtctgatgattggctgaaactcttcccacactgagtgcatgtaaatggtttcacaccagtgtgggtcttcatgtgtttattaaggtttgatgattggctgaaactcttcctacactgagtgcatgtaaatggtttctctccagtgtgaatcctcatgtgtagattaagggaccatgataggctgaaactcttcccacactgaatgcatgtgaatggtttctcaccagtgtggatcatcatgtgttgattaagctgCCATGatctgctgaaactcttcccacaatcagtgcatgtgaatggtttctctccagtgtggatcctcgtgTGTTGATTAAGGTGCCATGATCTGCTGAATCTCTTCCCACAgtcagtgcatgtgaatggtttctctccagtgtggatcctcgtgtgttgattaagggatgatgattgggtgaaactctttccacactgagtgcaggtaaaatgattcttgtctctcctttttaaaataccatcagtctgtaaatgagttttttcctcaattttgacatgatgttcctcctctttactctcctcattctctttaattaggtctgaaagaaataaataaaacattagttttcattctGTAACGAATATGGCAGCTTACCATTCATCCGCCCACCAGAGGGAGCTCTCTCCCGAATATTGACTGGGTACTTTCTCTGTGGTACTTCCTGGTAGCCACCATATATAAGCACACTGCCTTTGTGTGTTCATTGCGAAGTATTGCCAGTTTCACTGCCTACTAAGCGGTTTCCTACTGCTATTTCTGCCATTGTTTTATGACCTTTTTCCTGCTCTTTTTGACCACTGTTTTTGGATTTTGGACTCTGCCTTGTTTGCCTTTTCGGACTgcctttttgtttgcttgttgttGCCTGGTTCATGATCACGATTCTGCCTTTGTTTGATGCtagttgtttgtttaataaacctCCAGCTTTTGGATTCAATCCGCCTCCATGTCTTCACCTACGGCTCCCTCACAGAATACTTCGCCTAACATCAATCCAGCGGAGGTTTCTAATTTACAAGCAGCTTTCAATTATAAAAGCGAAATGCTATCTGGGTATCAGGAACAGTTGATGCATCTAAAGGAGGCCAACGACCGTCTCACACAGTTCATCCATTCTCTCCCTGCTCCTCAAAGCTCACCGGTAAGACTAGCATTACCTGATAAATTTGATGGTTCGCCAGAACTTTGTCGTGGCTTCATTCGTCAATGTAAAGTCTTTTTTACTAGTCAGCCTGAAACCTATACTCATGATACTAAGAAATGTGCTGTAATGATGTCCTTATTAACCGGACGAGCTTTAGACTGGGCCTCAGCTGTTTGGGAGAGTGATTTACATGTACAGTCTTCGTTTAACCATTTTATTTCTCAACTCAATGAAGTTTTTGGTTATCCTGAAGGAGGACAAGACATTTTTGAACAATTACTAGATCTCAAACAGGGAAACCGCACTGCTGCAGATTATGCTATTGACTTTCGAACACTAGCTGCACAAAGCGGTTGGAATGATGTGGCTCTCAAGGCTGTATTTAAACGAGGACTGAATGCACAATTACAAGCTGAATTAGCATGCAAAGCAGTTGATCTGTCTTTTAATGAGCTTATCACTTTAGCCATTAAAATAGACAATCTTATGCGCAACACTCCACGCTCACGCCGggttttacaaatcaaatctgaACCTGCCATGACAAGTCATGATGCCCCAGAACCCATGCAGATTGCCTCTACCCGCATCTCCTCCAACGAGAGAGAACGACGGCAGCGGGAGAATCTATGCTACTATTGTGGAGGTGAAAATCACCAAAATGCTGCATGCCCTCTCAAGACCAAGAAGAACCATGCTCCACAATATCATGTGAGTACCATTGAAATTTCCCATCGCCAAAATTTTCTTTTGGAATGCAGAATTGAATTTGATACTGCTGTTCAATGTATTTCAGCATTAGTAGACTCTGGATCAGTGGTTAACATCATCAATCAAGAACTCACGGACAAACTCAAGATTCCTACAACTCCCTGTGTCCCAGTAATCAACATAAACACAATAGACAATGGCCCTATTGGTTCTGGAATTACTGCTACCACTGCACCAGTGTCTCTCCAAATTGGACTATTTCACAAAGAAGCCATCACCTTCTATGTAGTCCCTTCATGCAAGTACCAAATGATATTGGGCCATCCTTGGTTGGCCGTTCATGATCCTATCATTTCATGGAACCATGGTGAACTCACTCAGTGGTCAACTTACTGTATTAACAATTGCCTAACAAAAACGTTGTAATTTCCCTGCCTTTTCACCAGCGACATTCAGATCGCCCTGCACCACGTCCAAGGGGTAGACCTAT
The Danio rerio strain Tuebingen ecotype United States chromosome 4, GRCz12tu, whole genome shotgun sequence genome window above contains:
- the LOC137491226 gene encoding uncharacterized protein, with product MAFIKEESEDVKIEETFTVKREDLLEQTDLIKENEESKEEEHHVKIEEKTHLQTDGILKRRDKNHFTCTQCGKSFTQSSSLNQHTRIHTGEKPFTCTDCGKRFSRSWHLNQHTRIHTGEKPFTCTDCGKSFSRSWQLNQHMMIHTGEKPFTCIQCGKSFSLSWSLNLHMRIHTGEKPFTCTQCRKSFSQSSNLNKHMKTHTGVKPFTCTQCGKSFSQSSDLKQHMMIHTGEKPFTCTQCGKSFSRSSHLNEHTMIHIREKPFTCTQCGKRFSLSSSLNLHTRIHTGEKPFTCTQCRKSFSQSSNLKKHMRIHTGEKPFRCTQCGKSFSQSSHLNKHMMSHTIQSNHLLALKPR